A window of Cryptomeria japonica chromosome 3, Sugi_1.0, whole genome shotgun sequence contains these coding sequences:
- the LOC131080035 gene encoding uncharacterized protein LOC131080035 yields MGEAVNYNNTRTLMITGSIFIIVYIVFCMTIPYGYYLATEKITDAEEVAKREQFLVPVLTGHLGINNQLVEYMSAAVIARATGRTLCLPPLFRGPLKHQGRLSEDTRNEITIPLEHRFDLKELSKFVRVSCMTQCANACGNKVDIFWKLRAENKNYDVFGSSPKPSNYTPEIIEIGWSFKNWRSSKDISNQMEAMNGGNCAGVSGLFPGHGWRGAFLAVSAFFKPSNCISAAVSALQARAFGPGNPNFLGVHWRFEEASCRNSDLGLCFVRCRDGSIISSGLHFMQWKTNPANCVGVITTMEDIVAAILEKAKEQNVESVYLATDGWIRGPKAQMLLANVIRALRTEGINVAGLWKMEGVPNFSDGTYIDSNELGLNKSCKMKANQMVSFIEQEMCLRAKVFLGSGESTWSSSVFYTRLATRKASEIITNSDRQESDMNEYIIEQLLSDQHASGLMCRYSILYNQKKANYSVEEIKDEEPDGWLDLEACEKRITKGGHCNFAVCL; encoded by the exons ATGGGGGAGGCTGTGAATTATAATAACACACGGACATTAATGATTACAGGATCCATATTTATTATAGTCTATATAGTTTTCTGCATGACAATTCCCTATGGTTATTACTTAGCTACAGAGAAGATTACTGATGCAGAGGAG GTTGCAAAAAGGGAGCAATTTTTAGTGCCTGTTTTAACTGGTCACTTGGGGATAAACAATCAATTGGTGGAGTATATGTCTGCTGCTGTCATTGCTAGAGCTACAGGAAGGACACTCTGCCTTCCACCATTATTCAGAGGCCCTTTGAAACATCAAG GCAGGCTTTCAGAGGACACAAGGAATGAGATCACAATTCCTCTGGAGCATAGGTTCGATCTGAAGGAGCTCTCTAAGTTTGTTAGAGTATCTTGCATGACCCAATGTGCCAATGCCTGTGGAAATAAGGTGGACATCTTTTGGAAACTGAGAGCTGAAAACAAAAATTATGATGTTTTCGGATCATCTCCTAAGCCATCCAATTACACACCT GAAATAATTGAGATTGGGTGGTCTTTCAAAAACTGGAGGTCCAGTAAGGATATATCCAACCAGATGGAGGCCATGAATGGGGGCAATTGTGCAGGCGTTTCAGGGCTTTTCCCAGGCCATGGTTGGAGAGGGGCATTCCTGGCTGTATCTGCATTCTTCAAGCCTTCAAATTGTATTTCAGCTGCAGTTTCAGCTCTCCAGGCACGTGCCTTTGGCCCAGGCAACCCAAATTTTCTTGGAG TTCATTGGAGGTTTGAGGAAGCCAGCTGCAGGAATAGCGATTTGGGATTATGCTTTGTAAGATGTAGAGATGGATCCATAATCAGTTCCGGATTGCATTTTATGCAGTGGAAAACAAACCCTGCAAACTGCGTGGGAGTAATAACCACAATGGaggacattgttgctgctatacTTGAAAAGGCGAAGGAACAAAATGTAGAGTCAGTGTATCTTGCAACAGACGGATGGATAAGAGGCCCCAAGGCCCAAATGTTACTTGCTAAC GTGATTAGAGCACTTCGCACAGAAGGAATAAATGTTGCAGGTCTGTGGAAAATGGAAGGAGTTCCAAACTTCTCAGATGGTACTTATATTGACTCAAATGAATTGGGACTGAACAAGTCTTGTAAAATGAAAGCAAATCAGATGGTTTCCTTTATTGAGCAGGAAATGTGCTTAAGAGCCAAAGTTTTTCTGGGGAGTGGAGAATCCACATGGAGTTCATCAGTATTCTATACAAGACTAGCAACCAGGAAAGCCTCTGAGATAATCACAAATAGTGATAGACAAGAAAGTGATATGAATGAGTATATTATAGAGCAACTTCTATCCGACCAGCATGCTTCAGGACTAATGTGCAGGTATTCAATCCTTTACAACCAAAAGAAAGCGAACTACAGTGTGGAAGAGATTAAAGATGAAGAACCCGATGGCTGGCTCGATTTAGAAGCCTGCGAGAAAAGGATTACTAAGGGTGGCCATTGCAATTTTGCTGTTTGCTTATAA